Genomic DNA from Maylandia zebra isolate NMK-2024a linkage group LG17, Mzebra_GT3a, whole genome shotgun sequence:
AGATGAGAGAACCCTCAGATTCAATCAAGGCTGTGGACAATCATTCTAACTAGTAGCAGGACCTTATAAGCTCGATTTCCTAAGGCTCTCATCTGGCCAACTTTGGTCTCTTTTAGtaacagaaaaacactttttatcTCCAATGCCATTAAATCTGGCTCACATATTTGACATCTTTAATGTTTTCAGGGGTTTTTGTTAAATTATTCCCTATTAAATGTGTAAGAACAATGCTTAATACACTCACAGCCACTTTTTGAGGTACAGCTGTTCAACTGTTTgtaaatgcaaatatctaaacagccaatcacatgggaGCATGTAGACACgctcaagatgacctgctgatgtTCAAATCAGAATATggaagaaatgtgatttaagtTGATCTGAGTATTCCAGAACCTGCCGATCGACTCGggttttcccacacaaccatctcaaGAATGTTCCCAAAACTAGAAAATAAGTAGTTTGAGCCAGTTCTCAGAAGGAAATGACTACACAAATAACCCCACGTTACAACCAAAAACTGCAGAAGAGGATCTCTGAATGTGCAACATGTTAAATCataaagcagatgggctacagcagcaaaaGACCACATCAGGTGCCACTTCCTGTCAACTGGAAACTAAGGCTACGACTCACACAGGCTCACCAGACCTGGAAtttcaatttctgctgcaataTTCAGCTCACAGTTTGgcacaaacaacatgaaagcatggatccacaCTGCCTTTTATCAAATCAGGCTGCTGTTGGTAATGTaatgggatattttcttggcacgcTTTGAGTCCCTTAGTACCGTCTAAacattgtttaaatgccacGGCCTTCCTCAGTATTTATTGCTGAATgcagaaaaagggagagctgaGGGGAGCACCGATTATGGTGACAGATAATGTTCCCTGGTCTGCTTGTAGATTATAAAAGTGTGTAATTAGAAGTGTTATTAGAAAACCAGATTTTAACTTACTCTCGTGGCTCACAAAAGCTGCAATGTGTGCATGGCCCTGAGGATGGTGAATGGGCCTTAAAAAGATCAAGAATCACTATTAGTCTCCAGCATCAGAAATGTTTGTCTCATGCTTATTACGCTACAGAGGTTCTTACTTTCCAACAGTGATGTGCAGGTTTCCTGCTACCTTGTTGACGTAAACGTGTCCATGTATCCTGCAGGCATTGAGGGGCTCCATGGAGGCATCCTCCCTACGCACATAATGTTTGAgcacatcattttattataacaGACTCTAAATCCATCACTCTAAATCCAGTGGGCACTTATGTGTTTGCCTTTTTGTAAAATGAATGGAGACGTGATTATTAAAAACTATTTCCCATAGGAGACTGACCGTGGTGGCAGAGCAGTAGGAGCTCCTTTCAGGAGAGTTTTGTAAAGGACTTCCTGCAGAGCGTGCTCCTCTCTCAGCCTGTTCTGTATGAGAAGCAGCGTCCTGGAAAACAAACAGACTGCAGAACTAGCTAAACAAGTTTAAAAGCTTTCAAACAACAAGAAATCTCTTATAACTTGATAACCAAATTTTAGGCATTACcagaattttgtattttttcaaacTTACTGCGCAACTGCACAAAACCTTACCTTTGCCACAGTCTTTGTTGCGGGGTCAGCTCAAAAATAACCTGCTCAAAGGCACAAACAGGagcgtttgctttacagaagcGACACCTCAGAAATGACCTTAAGGTTTTTCAGACACATGCTTGACTCACAGGTTCATACTGCAGGCCATTAGATGTGATCATGGTTTCAGCCAGGTCCAGAATATCTGCTCCCACATCTACAATCAGAGATGAAATATGTGCGCTAATGTGATGTAAGCGCTTCAGGTAGCAACTTCTCCACATTGACAACGGCAAACAAGGTGAGATACTCACGCTGGCATTTCATGGCGACTGTTATGTCAATGTTTATTCTCAATTTACTGAAATCAGGATAAAAAGATTACCGTGACATCatactgtaaaaaagaaaaacagactgaAGTCACAATTAATTAACATTTAATAACCTAGTAATAACATCTCACCTGGAAAAATCCTTGTCGACCGAATATTCATACTTCATCCAAGTCTCTCGATAAACAAAGAACTCTAAGACAGCCAGAAGTGCCATGGCACTAAACGCTAAAAGTGACACTGTGGAGGAGACAGATGAGCAGAGAGTGTTACTCCTCCCTTTTGCTGCTCCTGCTGTCTTGTCCTCGCAGGGACATCTCACCTGTTCCTCCTGACGCCGATGTCTCCACGTAGCTCTCTGACACTTTGGGGAAGGCGTCCAGCTCCTTCACAAGGCTCAGCGCTTTCTTTCTTGACAGACGCCTCATCTTCAGGTTCACAGCagttctccacctcctccaccacaATTAAAACAAGCCTCAGATTAACACAGTACACCTGTTTAATGCAAACATGTTAAATCAATATAATCGAAATGTATCGAACAAGTGGACTGAATGCAAAAAGGCTGAAGGAACagatcaggtaaaaaaaaaaagattacagttataataaaaataatgaaatattaaTGAACCTTTTGGAAAGAAACTCTTGGACCAAATGCTAAACACTGGATAAAATAATAACGTCAAATTTATTTGAAACTTAAGTTACTTGTGAGTAAGTCAAAATGTCAAGACAACAAGCATAAGTTTTGAAGCAATAACCTGAAGTTTTCTGGACACCTAAAAAGAATTGTGGCAGAAACAAAGTTCCATAGAATTGTTATTAAAAACAATTGTTGTAAAAAAACATGGTGATTATCAAAATTATCTCACtacaaaatcaaatatttatttaaacagaacCAGAAG
This window encodes:
- the LOC101484033 gene encoding endoplasmic reticulum-Golgi intermediate compartment protein 2 isoform X2; the protein is MRRLSRKKALSLVKELDAFPKVSESYVETSASGGTVSLLAFSAMALLAVLEFFVYRETWMKYEYSVDKDFSSKLRINIDITVAMKCQHVGADILDLAETMITSNGLQYEPVIFELTPQQRLWQRTLLLIQNRLREEHALQEVLYKTLLKGAPTALPPREDASMEPLNACRIHGHVYVNKVAGNLHITVGKPIHHPQGHAHIAAFVSHETYNFSHRIDHLSFGEELPGVINPLDGTEKITYNNNQMFQYFITVVPTKLNTYKISADTHQFSVTERERVINHAAGSHGVSGIFVKYDTSSLMVTVSEQHMPLWQFLVRLCGIIGGIFSTTGPERC
- the LOC101484033 gene encoding endoplasmic reticulum-Golgi intermediate compartment protein 2 isoform X1, with the translated sequence MRRLSRKKALSLVKELDAFPKVSESYVETSASGGTVSLLAFSAMALLAVLEFFVYRETWMKYEYSVDKDFSSKLRINIDITVAMKCQHVGADILDLAETMITSNGLQYEPVIFELTPQQRLWQRTLLLIQNRLREEHALQEVLYKTLLKGAPTALPPREDASMEPLNACRIHGHVYVNKVAGNLHITVGKPIHHPQGHAHIAAFVSHETYNFSHRIDHLSFGEELPGVINPLDGTEKITYNNNQMFQYFITVVPTKLNTYKISADTHQFSVTERERVINHAAGSHGVSGIFVKYDTSSLMVTVSEQHMPLWQFLVRLCGIIGGIFSTTGMLHGLVGFCFDVICCRFKLGLYRPGEVLNQDAQLHQMNNLNHHHTPLLADNPPR